Proteins from one Chroococcidiopsis sp. CCMEE 29 genomic window:
- a CDS encoding IS5 family transposase encodes MSKAYPSNLTLAQYELLSDLIPEPKPGGRPREAKMWAVLNAIFYVLVEGVRWRSLPSDFPAWQTVYTYFRNWRLDGTWLRIHERLRQWMRVAQERQPSPSEAIIDSQSVKSAAMVSKAVGFDAGKLTKGRKRFLTVDTLGLVLRVLVSAANVGEREGGKQVLKRVKKMAPAVSRLHTIWVDAGFDGEPFMQWVMNVCRWIVQVVLRPEQTKGFVLLKKRWVVERTFGWLMGCRRLVRDYELLPQTSETFIYLAMIRIMVRRLA; translated from the coding sequence ATGAGTAAAGCTTACCCTAGTAATCTGACTCTTGCCCAGTATGAATTGCTCAGTGACCTGATTCCAGAACCAAAACCTGGTGGTCGTCCCCGTGAAGCCAAGATGTGGGCAGTTCTCAACGCTATATTTTATGTTCTAGTGGAGGGGGTGCGCTGGCGATCTTTACCGAGTGACTTCCCAGCATGGCAAACAGTGTACACATACTTTCGCAACTGGCGTCTTGATGGAACTTGGCTCAGGATACATGAGCGTCTGCGGCAGTGGATGAGAGTGGCTCAGGAGCGACAACCAAGCCCATCCGAAGCAATCATTGACAGTCAAAGTGTCAAAAGCGCGGCAATGGTCAGCAAGGCAGTCGGCTTTGATGCAGGTAAATTAACTAAGGGACGCAAACGGTTTTTGACAGTGGATACGTTGGGCTTAGTGCTGCGAGTGTTAGTGAGTGCGGCGAACGTTGGAGAGCGTGAGGGCGGCAAACAAGTACTCAAGCGAGTTAAAAAGATGGCTCCAGCAGTGTCTCGTCTGCATACAATTTGGGTTGATGCAGGCTTTGACGGTGAGCCATTCATGCAATGGGTGATGAACGTTTGTCGTTGGATTGTGCAGGTAGTGCTGCGACCAGAACAAACCAAAGGGTTCGTGTTGTTGAAAAAGCGGTGGGTAGTGGAGCGAACTTTTGGCTGGCTAATGGGCTGTCGCCGATTGGTCAGAGACTATGAGTTATTGCCCCAAACATCGGAGACATTTATCTACCTTGCCATGATCCGGATCATGGTGAGGCGACTGGCATAA
- a CDS encoding DnaJ domain-containing protein translates to MPTKKLTKRVESEIHQLVTEYGYSESVLRDFAVFVLQKEPTKSKSTTKSLSLTQLKQAIYQHFQVKDTTALKRLGAFQMATSSMDKLDLSKKDSWEKLYRKLIDILPGEETKEGYGCIQGIDIFKYDLPWKAFGLDPKTAKTDDIKSAYRELSKVYHPDNPNTGDARIFDRLTVFYNSLTERF, encoded by the coding sequence ATGCCAACAAAAAAATTGACCAAAAGAGTGGAATCTGAAATCCACCAACTAGTTACAGAATACGGGTATAGCGAGTCAGTTCTGAGAGACTTTGCTGTATTTGTACTTCAAAAAGAGCCAACTAAAAGCAAGAGTACAACTAAGAGTCTTTCATTGACTCAACTTAAGCAGGCAATATACCAGCACTTCCAAGTCAAAGATACTACTGCCCTGAAGCGGTTAGGGGCTTTCCAAATGGCTACATCTAGTATGGACAAGCTTGACCTAAGCAAGAAAGATAGCTGGGAAAAACTTTACCGCAAGTTAATCGATATTCTGCCTGGGGAAGAAACCAAGGAGGGATATGGCTGTATTCAAGGAATTGACATTTTTAAATACGATTTGCCCTGGAAAGCTTTTGGGCTAGATCCGAAGACAGCTAAGACTGACGATATCAAATCCGCTTATCGAGAACTAAGTAAGGTCTATCACCCAGATAACCCTAATACAGGTGATGCCCGCATCTTTGACCGCCTGACCGTGTTTTACAACAGTCTCACGGAGAGGTTCTAG
- a CDS encoding Uma2 family endonuclease, which translates to MVLLQDLSELLQADDPEERQVISGVSWERYETLLNDLGDSLQYRVTYLDGVLELVSPSRRHERNKTTIGSLLEDYLKQKRIRYFPLGSTTFRKQEKRGGTEPDESYCIDTEKEFPDLAIEVVVTSSSVDKLEVYRRLEVREVWFFKNNQFEIYHLRGKTYEQIGQSEVLPSLDLAMLARYAIASDPLEAALEFREKIKSQT; encoded by the coding sequence ATGGTCTTACTCCAAGACTTATCTGAACTGCTACAAGCAGACGATCCAGAAGAACGGCAGGTTATCAGTGGCGTGAGTTGGGAAAGATATGAGACCTTGCTCAACGATCTGGGGGATAGTCTCCAGTATCGAGTCACTTATTTGGATGGAGTGCTGGAACTCGTGTCACCAAGCCGCCGCCACGAACGCAATAAAACAACGATTGGTTCTTTACTAGAGGATTACCTCAAACAGAAGCGTATCCGATACTTCCCTCTAGGTTCTACAACATTCCGTAAACAAGAAAAAAGAGGCGGCACAGAACCAGATGAATCTTACTGCATTGACACGGAAAAAGAGTTTCCCGATCTCGCAATTGAAGTCGTTGTAACCAGTAGTAGTGTCGACAAGTTGGAAGTATACAGGCGACTGGAAGTTCGGGAAGTTTGGTTTTTCAAGAACAATCAGTTTGAAATTTACCACCTTCGAGGCAAAACCTACGAACAGATTGGGCAAAGTGAGGTACTACCAAGTCTAGACCTGGCAATGCTAGCACGGTATGCAATAGCTTCAGATCCACTCGAAGCCGCACTCGAATTTCGAGAGAAAATTAAAAGCCAAACATAA
- a CDS encoding Gfo/Idh/MocA family oxidoreductase, with translation MDTSSPASATRPVRVGLVGTGYAAKLRAETLQKDERSQLIAIVGHTPEKTQAFSQTYQAEAMSDWQQLVERADVDMLVICTINRDHGAIARAALQNNKHVIVEYPLCLDVAEAEAIITLAQAQNKVLHVEHIELLGGLHQALKQSLPEIGTVFYARYSTINPQRPAPQRWTYNQELFGFPLSGALSRIHRLTDLFGTVATVSCQNRYWGNGVYQACLCTTQLSFTNGVVAEVTYGKGETLWQDERKFEVHGEKGGLIFDKEEGILVQAEATTPIEVGTRRGLFAKDTGMVLDHLFEGTPLYVTPDASLYALKVADAARRSAETGETIVVGD, from the coding sequence ATGGATACGTCTTCTCCTGCCTCTGCTACTCGCCCAGTGCGGGTAGGTTTAGTTGGTACTGGATATGCTGCGAAGTTAAGGGCAGAGACATTGCAGAAAGATGAGCGATCGCAGTTAATCGCCATTGTCGGTCATACACCAGAAAAAACACAGGCATTTAGTCAGACTTACCAAGCTGAGGCGATGAGTGACTGGCAACAGCTGGTAGAGCGTGCCGATGTGGATATGTTGGTAATCTGTACAATTAACCGAGATCATGGGGCGATCGCGCGTGCTGCACTCCAAAACAACAAGCACGTCATTGTTGAATATCCTCTTTGCCTGGATGTAGCTGAGGCAGAAGCAATCATCACCCTGGCACAAGCGCAGAACAAAGTCCTGCACGTAGAGCATATCGAACTACTAGGTGGCTTACATCAAGCGCTGAAGCAATCTTTACCAGAAATTGGCACTGTCTTTTATGCCCGTTACAGCACTATCAATCCCCAGCGTCCTGCACCTCAACGCTGGACATACAATCAGGAATTATTTGGCTTCCCCCTAAGTGGCGCACTTTCCCGTATTCACCGCCTAACTGATTTATTTGGCACAGTTGCTACGGTTAGCTGTCAAAACCGCTATTGGGGGAATGGCGTTTATCAAGCTTGCCTCTGTACAACCCAGCTAAGCTTCACCAATGGAGTTGTCGCTGAAGTGACTTATGGCAAAGGGGAAACTCTCTGGCAGGACGAACGCAAGTTTGAAGTTCACGGTGAGAAAGGCGGCTTGATTTTTGACAAAGAGGAAGGAATTTTAGTCCAGGCAGAGGCAACTACACCCATAGAAGTTGGCACCCGTCGGGGATTGTTTGCCAAAGATACAGGCATGGTATTAGACCACTTATTTGAAGGTACACCACTGTATGTCACTCCAGATGCCAGTTTGTACGCTCTTAAGGTTGCGGATGCAGCCAGGCGATCAGCTGAGACTGGGGAAACTATAGTTGTAGGCGATTAA
- a CDS encoding serine/threonine-protein kinase — translation MSYCLNPNCQKPLNPLGTNFCQSCGTKIQLLLRNRYRIIRPLSGGGFGRTFLAEDEDKLNEPCVVKQLTPQLQGTNALQKATQLFQEEARRLQQLGEHPQIPTLYAYFEQDSYLYLVQQLIVGQTLRQELEQQGIFSEQKIWKLLTDLLPVLQFVHAHQVIHRDIKPENIIRRQSDSKLVLIDFGVAKHLTTTAITKPGTSIDSFGYASLEQMNSGDAYPASDLYSLGVTCFHLLTRIHPSKLWAEQGYSWLANWQQYLNTSISQKLTQVIDRLLQKDIHLRYQSVNEVIQDLNAPAQPPIIPPPVSLTQPPPSAIGLNQPFERKPLPIAEPELLRSKPYKHQLFPTLAPAKLFKNRLLAGGIILLLGLAGYGYWQSIRNIPTLTGHSGEVNTIAFSPDGQNIASGSDDRTIKIWQLNSRKELRTLKGHADWVYAVAISPDGKTLVSGSKDNTIKVWNLNTRQELRILPDHKSYVNAVAISPDGQKIASGSYDKTIKIWNLNTGQISTLVGHSREVLSVAISPNAQQLVSASADRTIKVWNLNTGKELSTLTGHSGDVNSIAISSNSQLLVSVSDDKTIKIWNLNTGREIRTFTGHSGDINAVAISPDGQAIATGSDDKTIKVWNPITGEEINTLRGHLGPVYAVIFSPNGHTLVSGSADKTIKIWQLPK, via the coding sequence ATGAGCTACTGCCTCAATCCCAATTGCCAGAAGCCCCTGAATCCTCTGGGAACAAACTTCTGTCAAAGTTGCGGCACGAAAATACAACTGCTGCTACGCAACCGCTATCGCATTATCCGCCCATTAAGTGGCGGGGGATTTGGCAGAACTTTTCTGGCAGAAGATGAAGACAAGCTGAACGAACCATGTGTCGTCAAGCAACTGACACCGCAACTTCAAGGTACTAACGCCTTACAAAAAGCGACCCAGCTGTTTCAGGAAGAGGCGCGGCGTTTGCAACAGCTAGGGGAACATCCACAGATTCCTACGCTGTATGCTTATTTTGAGCAGGATAGCTACCTGTATTTGGTACAGCAGTTGATCGTAGGGCAAACCTTACGGCAAGAATTAGAACAGCAGGGGATATTCAGTGAGCAAAAGATTTGGAAACTGTTGACTGACCTGTTGCCAGTTCTCCAGTTTGTCCATGCCCATCAAGTGATTCACCGGGACATTAAGCCAGAAAATATTATCCGCCGCCAGAGTGACAGCAAATTGGTACTGATTGATTTTGGCGTTGCCAAGCACTTGACAACAACAGCGATCACCAAACCAGGAACAAGCATCGACTCATTTGGATATGCCTCACTGGAACAAATGAATAGTGGTGACGCTTATCCAGCTAGCGATCTCTACAGTTTAGGTGTGACTTGCTTTCATCTGCTGACGCGAATTCATCCCTCTAAATTGTGGGCAGAACAGGGTTACAGCTGGCTGGCAAACTGGCAGCAATATCTCAACACATCGATTAGTCAAAAACTAACTCAAGTAATAGATCGGCTGTTGCAAAAAGATATCCACCTACGCTACCAATCTGTCAATGAAGTAATCCAAGACTTGAATGCTCCAGCACAGCCGCCAATAATACCTCCGCCAGTATCTCTGACACAGCCGCCACCAAGCGCGATCGGTCTCAACCAGCCTTTTGAACGAAAACCCTTGCCTATTGCGGAACCAGAACTCCTACGATCAAAACCTTACAAACATCAGCTATTTCCCACGCTTGCACCAGCAAAACTGTTTAAAAATAGACTGCTAGCAGGGGGCATCATCTTGCTATTAGGTTTAGCAGGATATGGCTATTGGCAAAGCATTAGGAATATCCCAACCCTAACTGGGCATTCAGGTGAAGTTAATACCATTGCTTTTAGCCCAGATGGACAAAATATTGCCAGTGGTAGTGACGATCGGACTATCAAAATCTGGCAGCTGAACAGTCGCAAGGAACTGCGAACGCTTAAGGGTCATGCAGACTGGGTTTATGCGGTTGCCATCAGCCCAGATGGTAAAACTCTTGTCAGTGGCAGTAAAGACAATACTATTAAAGTTTGGAACTTGAACACTCGACAGGAACTACGCATCCTGCCAGACCATAAAAGCTATGTTAATGCCGTTGCTATCAGCCCCGATGGTCAAAAGATTGCCAGTGGTAGTTATGACAAGACCATTAAAATCTGGAACCTCAACACAGGGCAGATAAGCACCTTGGTTGGACACTCAAGGGAAGTTTTGTCCGTCGCCATCAGCCCAAATGCTCAACAGCTTGTCAGTGCCAGTGCCGATAGAACTATCAAGGTTTGGAACCTAAACACAGGAAAAGAACTCAGCACCCTAACCGGGCATTCAGGTGATGTGAACTCTATTGCCATCAGCTCAAATAGTCAATTACTAGTCAGTGTTAGCGATGATAAGACAATAAAAATCTGGAACCTGAACACAGGAAGGGAAATACGCACTTTTACAGGACATTCAGGTGATATTAATGCCGTTGCCATCAGCCCAGATGGTCAAGCGATTGCTACTGGCAGCGATGACAAAACTATCAAGGTTTGGAATCCGATCACAGGAGAAGAAATAAACACCCTTAGAGGGCACTTAGGTCCAGTTTATGCCGTCATTTTCAGCCCCAATGGACACACTCTAGTCAGTGGCAGTGCTGACAAGACCATCAAAATTTGGCAACTACCGAAGTAA
- a CDS encoding winged helix-turn-helix domain-containing protein translates to MTRKAHLEPHLSSEELKARYRSTVDKVESRRWHLLWLVSAQWTIKAAAAAVGLSYDYALELVKNYNQGGQEALKNKHKGRKPSKKKNALLDELQLAELKQCLHSPPADQGSWTGPKVAQWIATRTGREKVWPQRGWDYLKKWHYSLKVPRPKHHKGDIAILK, encoded by the coding sequence ATGACAAGAAAAGCTCATCTAGAACCGCATCTGTCCAGTGAAGAACTGAAAGCGCGTTACAGATCAACAGTAGATAAGGTAGAAAGTCGTCGTTGGCATCTACTCTGGTTAGTCTCCGCTCAATGGACGATCAAAGCAGCCGCAGCCGCAGTGGGGTTGAGTTACGATTACGCGCTTGAGCTTGTTAAGAATTACAATCAGGGAGGACAAGAGGCGCTTAAGAATAAACACAAAGGAAGAAAGCCAAGTAAAAAGAAAAATGCGCTGCTAGACGAACTTCAGTTAGCTGAACTTAAGCAATGCTTGCACTCGCCACCCGCCGATCAAGGGAGCTGGACTGGACCGAAGGTGGCGCAATGGATAGCGACGAGAACAGGCAGAGAAAAAGTCTGGCCGCAGAGGGGATGGGATTACCTAAAAAAGTGGCACTACTCCCTGAAGGTTCCCCGACCGAAACACCACAAGGGGGATATAGCGATTCTCAAATAA
- a CDS encoding IS630 family transposase (programmed frameshift) — MKAYSLDFRQKIIHVYENEKISQRQLAQRFCVALSFIQKLLKQYRETGEIAAKPFAGGVKLKLNSEQLVILSELIEANNDATLKELVHLFQEKTAVNLSRATMGRMTQKLKMTVKKKTLHAAEKESERVLKLRGEFWETIREIRVEDLIFIDEAGVNLAMVRLYARALKGKRAYGTRPQKRGKSVSMVSAITCRQVLTFFNVLGAIDGITFEAFIVRKLVPSLWKGACVVLDNCSIHKSKEVEKAIQNAGGKVLYLPPYSPDFSPIENCWSKLKGILRMIGARTYQALDVAITQAYQQISEPDLYHWFTHCCYCTSSI, encoded by the exons ATGAAAGCATACTCTCTTGACTTTCGCCAAAAAATCATCCATGTATATGAGAACGAAAAGATTTCTCAACGTCAACTAGCTCAACGTTTCTGTGTGGCATTGAGTTTTATTCAAAAGCTACTCAAACAGTATCGGGAAACAGGAGAAATTGCAGCGAAGCCATTTGCGGGAGGAGTCAAACTCAAACTTAACTCAGAACAACTGGTGATTCTGAGTGAATTAATTGAAGCAAATAACGATGCCACCCTCAAAGAACTAGTTCATCTGTTCCAAGAAAAAACGGCAGTGAATCTCAGTCGCGCCACGATGGGAAGAATGACTCAAAAACTCAAGATGACAGTAAA AAAAAAAACACTGCATGCGGCAGAAAAAGAAAGTGAGCGAGTACTCAAGCTCAGGGGAGAATTTTGGGAAACGATCCGAGAGATTCGAGTGGAAGACTTAATCTTCATTGATGAGGCTGGGGTCAATCTCGCGATGGTGAGACTATACGCCCGTGCCTTGAAGGGAAAAAGAGCCTACGGAACTCGCCCCCAAAAACGAGGCAAAAGTGTCTCAATGGTCAGTGCCATCACCTGCCGACAAGTATTAACTTTTTTCAATGTCTTAGGAGCAATAGATGGCATCACATTTGAAGCTTTTATTGTGCGGAAGTTGGTGCCTTCGTTATGGAAGGGAGCCTGTGTAGTATTAGATAATTGCAGCATTCATAAAAGCAAAGAAGTCGAAAAAGCTATTCAAAATGCCGGAGGAAAAGTCCTTTATTTGCCTCCCTATTCACCTGATTTTTCACCAATTGAAAATTGCTGGTCCAAGCTCAAAGGTATCTTACGGATGATTGGAGCAAGAACTTATCAAGCGTTAGATGTGGCAATAACACAAGCATACCAACAAATCTCCGAGCCAGACCTTTACCATTGGTTTACTCACTGCTGTTACTGTACTTCATCTATTTGA
- a CDS encoding IS630 family transposase yields the protein MGLLTAVTVLHLFENRYKEQQEQFKQRLPERCKELQQKYPTARIEVWSFDQHRLGLKPIWRRVWTPIGSRPIATVYHRYEWLYLYSYVHPQTGQTEWFIIPRVNVQWFNLVLTSFAEALGAGQDKIVLLVLDRAGWHMSKKVILPEGIILEPLPAYSPELQPAERLWALADEPLVNKSFDTLDDLEAVVAQRCQILAQMPSQIQALTNYYWWPNSDALKSE from the coding sequence ATTGGTTTACTCACTGCTGTTACTGTACTTCATCTATTTGAGAATCGCTATAAAGAACAACAAGAACAATTTAAACAACGCTTGCCGGAGCGGTGCAAGGAATTACAGCAGAAGTATCCGACGGCCAGGATTGAAGTTTGGTCATTTGATCAACACCGATTAGGACTTAAACCAATCTGGCGGCGGGTGTGGACACCTATTGGTTCTCGACCAATTGCCACTGTCTATCATCGCTATGAGTGGCTCTATCTTTACAGTTATGTCCATCCTCAAACGGGACAAACTGAGTGGTTTATCATTCCGAGAGTGAACGTGCAGTGGTTCAATTTAGTTTTAACATCCTTTGCTGAAGCACTAGGAGCGGGTCAGGATAAGATTGTCTTGCTAGTGCTTGACCGAGCCGGATGGCATATGAGCAAGAAAGTTATCTTACCCGAAGGGATTATTTTGGAGCCACTACCCGCTTATTCCCCCGAACTGCAACCAGCCGAAAGACTTTGGGCGCTAGCTGATGAGCCTCTAGTTAATAAGAGTTTTGACACTCTTGACGATTTAGAAGCTGTTGTTGCTCAACGTTGCCAAATTCTTGCACAGATGCCCTCTCAGATTCAAGCCTTAACTAATTACTATTGGTGGCCTAATTCCGATGCTCTTAAATCTGAATAA
- a CDS encoding glycosyltransferase, producing MRQRGHDVVFVTHKEYQSKVEALGLKFHRMRPDFTALDDPQEMARMMDLQAGQEYMVRKWINPNLREMYTDLLNVADKADFILTGEGVTAAPLVAEKLGMRWASSAMAPMSFFSAYDPPVLAPFPFLAKLYSLGLIVNQGIINFAKLVSNSWAEPIRQLRHELELSPLNGNPFIDNKFSPYLVVALFSLVLAKPQPDWAANTVVAGFTFYDGTQDGVEPTPELKQFLHSGEPPIVFTLGSAAVLDPGKFYQESIQAAKQLNRRAVLLIGKNAPPENLSTDILAVSYAPYSQIFPYACAIVHQGGIGTTAQALRAGHPTLMMPYSHD from the coding sequence TTGCGACAGCGTGGTCACGATGTCGTGTTTGTGACGCACAAAGAATATCAATCCAAAGTTGAAGCCTTGGGATTGAAGTTTCACCGAATGCGTCCTGACTTCACAGCGCTCGACGATCCTCAAGAGATGGCGCGGATGATGGATTTGCAGGCAGGTCAAGAGTATATGGTTCGTAAGTGGATCAATCCAAATTTACGTGAGATGTATACAGACCTACTGAACGTTGCAGACAAAGCAGATTTTATCTTGACAGGTGAAGGCGTGACTGCGGCTCCATTAGTTGCAGAAAAACTTGGAATGCGGTGGGCATCGAGCGCAATGGCTCCCATGTCGTTTTTCTCTGCTTATGACCCGCCCGTGTTAGCTCCGTTTCCCTTTTTGGCAAAGCTATACAGTCTTGGCCTGATCGTGAATCAGGGCATCATCAATTTTGCCAAGCTAGTCAGCAACTCTTGGGCAGAACCCATCCGTCAACTTCGCCATGAACTCGAATTATCTCCACTCAATGGCAATCCCTTCATTGACAACAAGTTTTCCCCCTATCTTGTAGTTGCGCTGTTTTCTTTAGTCTTAGCAAAGCCCCAACCCGATTGGGCTGCAAATACGGTCGTGGCAGGTTTCACATTCTATGACGGCACTCAAGACGGAGTTGAACCCACACCAGAACTCAAGCAATTTTTGCATTCAGGTGAACCACCGATTGTCTTCACCCTCGGCTCAGCCGCAGTCTTAGATCCTGGTAAGTTCTATCAGGAGAGTATTCAAGCTGCCAAGCAGCTAAACCGCCGTGCTGTTCTATTAATTGGTAAGAATGCTCCTCCAGAGAATCTTTCAACAGATATTTTGGCTGTGAGCTACGCGCCATACTCCCAAATTTTTCCTTATGCCTGTGCGATCGTTCATCAGGGAGGAATTGGGACAACAGCTCAAGCATTACGGGCAGGTCATCCAACTCTCATGATGCCCTACAGCCATGACTAA
- a CDS encoding aspartate aminotransferase, protein MSLDWISPSERIQALPPYVFARLDELKARAREQGLDLIDLGMGNPDGATPQPVVEAAIAALQNPANHGYPPFEGTASFRRAITSWYQRRYGVNLDPDSEALPLLGSKEGLTHLAIAYINPGDVVLVPSPAYPAHFRGPIIAGAKVHSLILKPENNWLIDLAAIPDAVAEQAKILYFNYPSNPTAATAPREFFAEIVAFARKYEILLVHDLCYAELAFDGYQPTSLLEIPGAKEIGVEFHTLSKTYNMAGWRVGFVVGNRHIIQGLRTLKTNLDYGIFAALQSAAETALQLPDVYLHEVQNRYCRRRDFLIQGLAQLGWDLPTTKATMYLWVPCPPGMGSTDFALSVLQQTGVVVTPGNAFGAAGEGYVRISLIAECDRLQEVLRRFKQANIRYAAEALVASSE, encoded by the coding sequence ATGAGCTTGGATTGGATTAGTCCATCTGAACGCATACAGGCACTGCCACCGTATGTATTTGCCCGTTTGGATGAGTTAAAAGCCCGAGCAAGGGAACAAGGGCTGGATTTAATTGACTTGGGGATGGGAAATCCAGATGGCGCAACACCTCAGCCAGTGGTAGAAGCAGCGATCGCTGCCCTGCAAAACCCAGCCAATCACGGCTATCCTCCGTTTGAAGGTACTGCTAGTTTCCGCCGCGCTATTACCAGTTGGTACCAGCGCCGTTATGGAGTGAATCTCGATCCAGATAGCGAAGCCCTACCCCTACTAGGTTCTAAAGAAGGGCTGACTCACCTAGCGATCGCCTATATTAATCCAGGGGATGTCGTTTTAGTACCCAGTCCCGCTTATCCAGCCCATTTTCGGGGTCCGATCATCGCTGGTGCCAAAGTTCATAGCCTGATTCTCAAACCAGAGAACAACTGGCTAATTGATTTAGCTGCAATTCCCGATGCCGTTGCCGAACAAGCCAAGATTCTCTATTTCAACTATCCCAGCAACCCCACCGCTGCTACAGCACCCCGTGAATTCTTTGCAGAGATTGTCGCCTTTGCTCGCAAGTACGAAATTTTGCTGGTGCATGACTTGTGTTATGCCGAGTTAGCCTTTGATGGCTATCAACCTACTAGCTTGTTAGAAATTCCTGGGGCAAAAGAGATTGGCGTTGAGTTCCACACCCTGTCTAAAACCTACAATATGGCAGGTTGGCGAGTAGGGTTTGTGGTTGGCAATCGCCACATTATCCAAGGATTACGGACGCTGAAAACGAACCTGGACTACGGCATTTTTGCGGCGTTGCAATCAGCAGCTGAAACAGCTTTGCAACTGCCAGATGTTTATTTGCATGAAGTGCAGAATCGCTACTGTCGCCGCCGTGATTTTCTAATTCAGGGATTGGCACAGTTGGGTTGGGATCTGCCGACAACAAAAGCCACGATGTACCTCTGGGTACCTTGTCCGCCTGGGATGGGTTCCACAGATTTTGCCCTATCAGTATTGCAGCAGACGGGGGTCGTCGTAACGCCAGGAAATGCTTTTGGGGCGGCTGGTGAGGGATATGTACGGATCAGTTTGATTGCTGAGTGCGATCGCCTGCAAGAAGTCCTGCGTCGATTCAAGCAAGCTAACATTCGCTACGCTGCAGAAGCGTTAGTCGCTAGTTCAGAGTAA
- a CDS encoding iron-containing alcohol dehydrogenase family protein: MNPVSTPATASMLYLSVAPARVIRGSQALTQAGEALARLGSRPLVVGGDRTLAVTQPSWQSVLEQQQLQVAQASYGLDCSEAALASLGQAVAAHQADLIIGVGGGKALDTAKLLAYQSQLPVVTIPTSAATCAAWTALSNVYSDQGAFLYDVSLERCPDLLVLDYELIQTAPQHTLIAGIGDAIAKWYEASVSSGHSDQTLIIAAVQQARVLRDILFQKSAAALKEPGSAVWREVVDATVLLAGVIGGLGGAQCRTVAAHAVHNGLTHLPIHSSIHGEKVAYGILVQLRLEEMVQGNQLAASARQQLLKFYAEIGLPQTLGDLGLSNITLAQLQQAAEIALAANSDIHRLPFKVVTEQLMAAMVSTTAPANGKDCLNSISTMAIADEVAQ; the protein is encoded by the coding sequence ATGAATCCAGTTTCTACACCAGCCACTGCCTCAATGCTATATCTAAGTGTTGCTCCAGCCCGAGTAATTCGTGGTTCTCAGGCGTTGACACAGGCGGGAGAAGCGCTCGCCCGCTTGGGTAGCCGTCCTCTAGTAGTGGGAGGCGATCGCACTCTTGCCGTAACGCAACCGAGTTGGCAATCCGTCCTAGAACAGCAGCAATTACAAGTTGCCCAAGCCTCTTATGGCTTAGACTGTAGTGAAGCTGCATTAGCATCTCTAGGGCAGGCAGTGGCAGCACATCAAGCCGATCTGATTATTGGTGTGGGCGGAGGCAAGGCACTCGATACTGCTAAGTTACTGGCTTATCAGTCTCAACTACCGGTTGTAACAATTCCCACCTCAGCAGCCACTTGTGCAGCTTGGACAGCTCTATCTAATGTTTATTCTGACCAAGGAGCTTTTCTCTACGATGTCAGCCTTGAGCGCTGTCCTGATTTACTGGTGCTAGATTACGAATTAATTCAAACAGCTCCACAACATACCTTAATAGCTGGGATTGGTGATGCGATCGCCAAGTGGTATGAAGCATCTGTTAGCAGTGGTCATTCCGATCAAACTTTAATCATTGCCGCAGTCCAACAAGCAAGAGTGCTGCGAGATATTCTGTTCCAAAAATCAGCCGCTGCACTCAAAGAACCGGGAAGCGCAGTCTGGCGAGAAGTTGTTGATGCCACAGTTTTACTAGCTGGGGTAATCGGTGGACTGGGAGGCGCTCAATGTCGGACAGTAGCAGCTCATGCTGTTCACAACGGTTTAACTCACCTTCCCATCCATAGCAGCATCCATGGTGAGAAAGTAGCTTATGGAATTCTAGTGCAGCTGCGTTTAGAAGAAATGGTGCAGGGGAACCAGCTAGCAGCGAGTGCACGACAACAGCTGTTGAAGTTCTATGCAGAGATTGGACTGCCGCAAACCCTAGGTGATTTGGGACTGAGTAATATTACATTGGCGCAGTTACAACAAGCTGCGGAAATTGCCTTGGCTGCAAATTCTGACATTCATCGGCTACCATTTAAGGTTGTGACTGAGCAATTAATGGCGGCGATGGTTTCAACCACTGCTCCTGCGAATGGTAAAGACTGCCTCAATTCCATCTCGACAATGGCGATCGCTGATGAGGTAGCTCAATGA